The Juglans microcarpa x Juglans regia isolate MS1-56 chromosome 2S, Jm3101_v1.0, whole genome shotgun sequence genome has a window encoding:
- the LOC121251759 gene encoding uncharacterized protein LOC121251759 has translation MPFPPYPDGGQYPTNIQVNAGYPTPLMTTSSATSERVDIEEPPQCRETDIPCTSGIVEESKEDRPNSQETEDDIVETEQLEDEVGGDTIEEPKSGMDFNSFEELMDYYK, from the exons ATGCCTTTTCCGCCATATCCAGATGGCGGCCAATATCCAACAAACATTCAAGTG aatGCTGGTTACCCGACTCCTCTCATGACTACAAGCTCCGCTACGAGTGAAAGAGTTGATATAGAGGAACCACCTCAATGTAGAGAAACTGATATTCCATGTACCTCTGGAATAGTTGAAGAAAGCAAAGAAGATAGACCAAATTCACAAGAAACTGAGGATGACATTGTCGAGACAGAGCAGTTAGAGGATGAAGTTGGTGGCGATACGATTGAAGAGCCAAAGTCGGGTATggattttaattcttttgaagaattaatggattattataaatag
- the LOC121251760 gene encoding glucose-1-phosphate adenylyltransferase small subunit 2, chloroplastic isoform X2 codes for MASMAATVALTLPCSNRSKASLSSSTPSSHESHMSKAATLSFSASHLCSGDIKTAAFGVLRRHTTNHPNPTPHVVSPKAVSDSKNSQTCLDPDASRSVLGIILGGGAGTRLYPLTKKRAKPAVPLGANYRLIDIPVSNCLNSNISKIYVLTQFNSASLNRHLSRAYASNVMGGYKNEGFVEVLAAQQSPENPNWFQGTADAVRQYLWLFEEHNVLEFLILAGDHLYRMDYERFIQAHRETDADITVAALPMDEKRATAFGLMKIDEEGRIVEFAEKPKGDQLKAMRVDTTILGLDDERAKEMPYIASMGIYVVSKNVMLDLLRDKFPGANDFGSEVIPGATSIGMRVQAYLYDGYWEDIGTIEAFYNANLGITKKPVPDFSFYDRSSPIYTQPRYLPPSKMLDADVTDSVIGEGCVIKNCKIHHSVVGLRSCISEGAVIEDALLMGADYYETDADRRFLAAKGSVPIGIGKNSHIKRAIIDKNARIGDNVKVFGVHDY; via the exons ATGGCGTCCATGGCTGCCACCGTAGCCCTCACACTACCATGCTCCAAtcgatccaaagcttctttATCCTCTTCAACACCCTCCTCTCACGAGAGCCATATGAGCAAAGCCGCGACTCTCTCGTTCTCCGCTTCTCATCTCTGCTCCGGCGACATCAAGACCGCTGCTTTTGGAGTCCTCCGTCGCCACACTACAAATCACCCCAACCCCACTCCCCACGTCGTCTCTCCCAAAGCCGTTTCAGATTCCAAAAACTCTCAGACTTGTCTCGACCCCGACGCCAGCAGa AGTGTTCTGGGGATTATACTCGGAGGCGGAGCTGGGACCCGGCTGTATCCGCTGACGAAGAAGCGTGCCAAGCCGGCGGTTCCTCTTGGGGCCAACTACAGGCTGATTGATATCCCCGTCAGCAACTGCCTCAACAGCAACATCTCCAAGATCTATGTGCTCACACAGTTCAATTCCGCCTCTCTCAACCGCCACCTCTCCCGGGCCTATGCCAGCAACGTCATGGGGGGTTACAAGAACGAGGGCTTTGTTGAGGTTCTCGCTGCCCAGCAGAGCCCCGAGAATCCCAATTGGTTCCAG GGTACTGCTGATGCCGTAAGGCAGTACTTGTGGCTGTTTGAGGAGCACAACGTGTTGGAATTCCTTATTCTTGCCGGTGACCATTTGTACCGGATGGATTATGAGAGGTTTATACAAGCACACAGGGAGACCGATGCCGATATCACTGTGGCTGCACTGCCCATGGATGAAAAGCGTGCCACAGCATTTGGTTTGATGAAGATTGATGAAGAAGGCCGCATTGTTGAGTTTGCTGAGAAACCCAAAGGAGACCAACTCAAAGCCATGAGGGTTGATACAACTATTTTGGGTCTGGATGATGAGAGAGCAAAGGAGATGCCTTACATCGCTAGTATGGGTATTTATGTTGTCAGCAAAAATGTTATGTTGGATCTGCTTCGAGACAAGTTCCCTGGAGCCAATGATTTCGGGAGCGAAGTTATTCCTGGTGCAACTTCCATTGGGATGAGA GTGCAAGCTTACTTGTATGATGGTTATTGGGAAGATATTGGTACGATTGAGGCTTTCTATAATGCAAATTTGGGGATCACCAAAAAACCAGTGCCAGATTTTAG CTTCTATGATCGTTCATCTCCCATTTACACCCAACCACGGTATTTGCCTCCATCCAAAATGCTTGATGCTGATGTAACGGACAGCGTCATTGGTGAGGGTTGTGTAATAAAG AACTGCAAAATCCACCATTCTGTGGTTGGGCTTCGGTCTTGTATATCAGAGGGTGCAGTCATTGAAGACGCACTATTGATGGGAGCTGATTACTATGAG ACGGATGCTGACAGGAGGTTCCTGGCTGCAAAGGGTAGTGTTCCAATAGGTATTGGCAAGAACTCCCACATCAAAAGAGCTATAATTGACAAGAATGCTCGGATTGGGGACAATGTGAAG GTCTTTGGAGTTCATG attaTTAA
- the LOC121251760 gene encoding glucose-1-phosphate adenylyltransferase small subunit, chloroplastic/amyloplastic isoform X1 yields MASMAATVALTLPCSNRSKASLSSSTPSSHESHMSKAATLSFSASHLCSGDIKTAAFGVLRRHTTNHPNPTPHVVSPKAVSDSKNSQTCLDPDASRSVLGIILGGGAGTRLYPLTKKRAKPAVPLGANYRLIDIPVSNCLNSNISKIYVLTQFNSASLNRHLSRAYASNVMGGYKNEGFVEVLAAQQSPENPNWFQGTADAVRQYLWLFEEHNVLEFLILAGDHLYRMDYERFIQAHRETDADITVAALPMDEKRATAFGLMKIDEEGRIVEFAEKPKGDQLKAMRVDTTILGLDDERAKEMPYIASMGIYVVSKNVMLDLLRDKFPGANDFGSEVIPGATSIGMRVQAYLYDGYWEDIGTIEAFYNANLGITKKPVPDFSFYDRSSPIYTQPRYLPPSKMLDADVTDSVIGEGCVIKNCKIHHSVVGLRSCISEGAVIEDALLMGADYYETDADRRFLAAKGSVPIGIGKNSHIKRAIIDKNARIGDNVKIINGDNVQEAARETDGYFIKSGIVTVIKDALIPSGTVI; encoded by the exons ATGGCGTCCATGGCTGCCACCGTAGCCCTCACACTACCATGCTCCAAtcgatccaaagcttctttATCCTCTTCAACACCCTCCTCTCACGAGAGCCATATGAGCAAAGCCGCGACTCTCTCGTTCTCCGCTTCTCATCTCTGCTCCGGCGACATCAAGACCGCTGCTTTTGGAGTCCTCCGTCGCCACACTACAAATCACCCCAACCCCACTCCCCACGTCGTCTCTCCCAAAGCCGTTTCAGATTCCAAAAACTCTCAGACTTGTCTCGACCCCGACGCCAGCAGa AGTGTTCTGGGGATTATACTCGGAGGCGGAGCTGGGACCCGGCTGTATCCGCTGACGAAGAAGCGTGCCAAGCCGGCGGTTCCTCTTGGGGCCAACTACAGGCTGATTGATATCCCCGTCAGCAACTGCCTCAACAGCAACATCTCCAAGATCTATGTGCTCACACAGTTCAATTCCGCCTCTCTCAACCGCCACCTCTCCCGGGCCTATGCCAGCAACGTCATGGGGGGTTACAAGAACGAGGGCTTTGTTGAGGTTCTCGCTGCCCAGCAGAGCCCCGAGAATCCCAATTGGTTCCAG GGTACTGCTGATGCCGTAAGGCAGTACTTGTGGCTGTTTGAGGAGCACAACGTGTTGGAATTCCTTATTCTTGCCGGTGACCATTTGTACCGGATGGATTATGAGAGGTTTATACAAGCACACAGGGAGACCGATGCCGATATCACTGTGGCTGCACTGCCCATGGATGAAAAGCGTGCCACAGCATTTGGTTTGATGAAGATTGATGAAGAAGGCCGCATTGTTGAGTTTGCTGAGAAACCCAAAGGAGACCAACTCAAAGCCATGAGGGTTGATACAACTATTTTGGGTCTGGATGATGAGAGAGCAAAGGAGATGCCTTACATCGCTAGTATGGGTATTTATGTTGTCAGCAAAAATGTTATGTTGGATCTGCTTCGAGACAAGTTCCCTGGAGCCAATGATTTCGGGAGCGAAGTTATTCCTGGTGCAACTTCCATTGGGATGAGA GTGCAAGCTTACTTGTATGATGGTTATTGGGAAGATATTGGTACGATTGAGGCTTTCTATAATGCAAATTTGGGGATCACCAAAAAACCAGTGCCAGATTTTAG CTTCTATGATCGTTCATCTCCCATTTACACCCAACCACGGTATTTGCCTCCATCCAAAATGCTTGATGCTGATGTAACGGACAGCGTCATTGGTGAGGGTTGTGTAATAAAG AACTGCAAAATCCACCATTCTGTGGTTGGGCTTCGGTCTTGTATATCAGAGGGTGCAGTCATTGAAGACGCACTATTGATGGGAGCTGATTACTATGAG ACGGATGCTGACAGGAGGTTCCTGGCTGCAAAGGGTAGTGTTCCAATAGGTATTGGCAAGAACTCCCACATCAAAAGAGCTATAATTGACAAGAATGCTCGGATTGGGGACAATGTGAAG attaTTAATGGCGACAATGTGCAAGAAGCAGCAAGGGAAACGGATGGGTATTTCATTAAGAGTGGGATTGTCACGGTGATCAAGGACGCCTTGATTCCAAGTGGAACCGTGATCTAG